A window from Plasmodium gaboni strain SY75 chromosome 9, whole genome shotgun sequence encodes these proteins:
- a CDS encoding putative membrane protein (conserved Plasmodium membrane protein, unknown function) yields MIYFDIPPKNNISYEIYDAQSLIDIKRIHSSLNNSCGFDSLENKVKYKQKQFEEYLIFLQEKDNIYINNNNQIHRNENHFNIIKNKAQHKKKEIYNVTTYTDIVHEQNPQDKQKGQYSHNQYYMNHTYNKHYLMDKHHKNNKHDNINNHSIGHKNHLHGTQYTCNKNKKEKINIKKKIKAYISKLRISSKITKIQNILYKVNIIKKNKSLNKPKAYSFFKFKFSTLQKEYHKKKKNIYKNKIGKNTMENLKFSDNDLPLYKDHFSSKYAQNNDYGYTSVSVNEQTHFCYTNQEDAHKEKQQNYQYMNVKFQICSNKIQYKKDNEKHCKIYKPLKNSFDQNINNLAKKKKIKKKKKMTKGKYKKNENLSNNYIENYQNCIKLYKLHKYIMNNMLKNKLIYEVYTRHILQTELFKIMFVFYLEELCYSINKMNYTNQYCTFIKWINNNNNSIYIKYMITYIFQNIYDVKNELKDIMNFKIFHKDHTNKPILIYIYIYYYIYSMYLKFKINNHSILSTNKFLFNKDTFNISDKFVLLSHSINVLVHNIYKIYILNQICKYFIYLKLNLINQLMYIIPFDGTKLHFPQSQYYEKSMLVYIQILYHIFFCIHHFISFIENELKMKKYDISSICLDSISESYLNYILQNYYDIFEYHNITDKNKTINNYNSSNDNNFVDKYVISCLMYMNIYIEESIIIKYIIIILFCIHCDLFFKYISYLENIYISKKNISLYCYKESHHISLYNYIEKIISSIFLFYFIYSEFDIYQNVIYFTKHLNNMAHILHFRDLLYISSSYIQNNIYFLDKYICYKFFSVFIQNILYNLMPSTSAIRITENESNCYLLSLLKIMICCNYYYNILIKGNIKINFIRREPLFILNDIETIKILIKPLAYNILCNYIYNYDRNKLDIIIALYNLYKTYNILPYEDNIKSFNPSNYYIPLNEEDNINKTQVVFLTKSLKIKKNILXXXXXXXXXXXXXXXXXXXXXXXXXXXXXXXXXXXXXXXXXXXXXXXXXXXXXXXXXXXXXXXXXXXXXXXXXXXXXXXXXXXXXXXXXXXXXXXXXETSDNRNNKNNKCYNRKNNNKNNKNNNNNNCYNNSSHNSKNNNHNNNNNSNNNNNSNNNNNNNPNDDNNEDDKNNNNKNTDKNNKNNNINTNRRRRKRRNDHDDKRINKRNKNINKKATTSNIDKKKINTKRKNNQRDRSNVNIIKKAQNESSKENINNDNIRMQKNKMNEKDNIKAQTINNNIPEQKKECNTIQQKKENKTTQQKKESSTIQQKEKSNNIEQKKENNNEKKRENNNEKNRENNNNNEEEKHENNNEKNCENNNNEKNRENNNNNEKNRENNANNSNPKEILKDIMFCCNALNEYSAYIKTLDYDIKFGNTYVKLKKKLSSQNKCQFEVYEAEIVAVDNFCNFLYPKRENFDNFFYVLKKYINNYDYLKISANNLEGLNTNPENEYANAIIDIDEKNIHDFIRTCEDLNAIFKYIVDGILHSQNLFNQNLPFPTKNNTNNINTHPNILSFNMKDNNMNIQFNNENICSNSNEHLKNCNKDLELLRNINQSVNMEDEKRKEINNIHTNDYMNKINGNNNNNNNNIIGNVVNNKNNVNDMYSSRIVNIQKNVITDSNIVETNSFNKENKSIISTDNNFINSNFHYTSVKKNYNQINSNLLNNKNSSASCSVVKKDQKRESFRPNESIGPVMLKSTNSRIIDNEKKEKDHPINIFNNSTYNNINILNDENFVNLSNGPFNSNMINNAQIINNGDISNNQNVINNPNLSNYQNLSNIHQMSYNINNTNLLFDNVLLSEDILCQHLIEATRTVNFLKKFGYKSLYDILKDKYRHYLLEKMNIECTTLYNIIKHITKYNYINDSINNPFTIYHRTINNISNNKFAIKILNIHSCNIYKLKYKVHSLLSEGKQLKNVNKEIADYIKNHYLLKNRYKFTKDIKEIITYKNNIANEKNNNENIFKNYIIPNVIQNDIYINNNINLNGYNSLHYNNIMKNHFLEGYHNLPKNFDISTDKKNINDNDTNSSTNNIHNNSHNNNNSNIHKINMTLQNYFLQNHFTQHICKQCLNPFYDEKEISLFNQLNEIANNFIDQMCIPTSNNNISSNGRSSKKRLGGDNNNDNVATSKNGECTEKNNDQTNTNRMQPEMKKSRKGSRGNSKNRANTQNVTSRDIHKLNEENKKTNNEVSKSEKYNNHNKNDKKSQGDKNIYGIHKDRKKEDNTKEKKYIKEIKDNNYDLMKNINSEKSHILKETKLINKNNKHIKNKENIQNVQNNKNENLIKTNNINMNHNIYMDNKAIQKSIYSNMNETLPNFFPRYTENSSSFFNQLYNVAICNSLHNQSMNQLSYDNRKNEMFPCEPFNFYINHMRNIKYHLCPACKNRKEEYYKYDINDKKNTKIFGQTYDTYEEYEKYISNEIRKIRYNSIPKYLWSSVGITKDNEEVLGVAMQLIEGCTLTYIIQKLKGTDNVNYGYFLLDIAKKLVKQLKIICETIHNPIINWDTKPGNVMVQYQMKNSKLTCKNVTIIDIGDALPGKAFYFPTNPSYYEKIKMNNCQKNFNNFLYYVICTKGYCSPECALLVFLLSSLNKSDQFRKSWYGQDSNIFHINKTKHLRIKYRWKKLLELRYIQPIIKKNEPYYYLHENVIKGTTSKCENCLNHESCDDSSTINNISDNQRSSISRNDVNMYMNAGTQAVHKGAAYNMGYPSNVNNMNNVNNVNNMNNVNNMNNVNNMNNLNNVNNLNNINNINSVNNINNVNYLGNINNMSNIQNVISPDNLIHINNNNFNNIITAHNQGTDIKYDTNKSYDNSTIPRENSCQNSSNENVNNLINNNDNKDRINKKNSNSMNNNNYNDNPSNYNKKEKKLLNEEIDDALENYYLYNVCTHDIKDEGENEHYSDNEEIKQYFAEKEKVIKDIENNYNDEKKKKKKKEYDGYKLHNIDTWIIKFTSKTTIFSVGLVLCQLFGGHNLLNIVNKNEVKVVDVLCEWNCKNSSNIYSEDPNITIDDLLPNKGIFSNDMWKSKIKLIIEKCLQFIPSRRCTFKELYEDVKKLQEDYEEYYNINTSESNTAQ; encoded by the coding sequence atgatatattttgatatcCCCCCaaagaataatatttcatatgAAATTTACGATGCACAATCATTAATTGATATCAAGAGGATACATTCATCTCTGAATAATTCATGTGGATTTGACAGTCTTGAAAATaaagtaaaatataaacaaaaacaaTTTGAAGAatatttgatttttttgcaagaaaaggataatatatacattaacaataataatcaaATCCACAGAAATGAAAAccattttaatataataaaaaataaagcacaacataaaaaaaaagaaatcTACAATGTAACAACTTATACAGATATTGTTCATGAGCAAAATCCACAAGACAAACAAAAAGGGCAATATTCACATaatcaatattatatgaatcATACCTATAATAAGCATTATTTAATGGATAAAcatcataaaaataacaaacatgataatattaataatcATTCTATAGGACATAAAAATCATTTACATGGCACACAGTATACTtgtaataaaaacaaaaaagaaaaaataaatataaaaaagaaaattaaaGCATATATATCTAAATTACGTATATCATCCAAAATAACcaaaatacaaaatatattatataaagtaaatattatcaaaaaaaataaatctCTAAATAAACCTAAAGCATActcattttttaaattcaaATTTTCTACACTACAAAAAGaatatcataaaaaaaaaaaaaacatatataaaaacaaaattgGTAAGAATACAATggaaaatttaaaattttcaGACAATGATTTAcctttatataaagatCATTTTTCCTCTAAATATGCTcaaaataatgattatGGATATACCTCAGTTAGTGTGAATGAACAAACACATTTTTGTTATACTAATCAAGAAGATGCACATAAAGAGAAACAACAAAATTACCAGTATATGAATGTAAAGTTTCAAATTTGTTCAAATAAGATACAATACAAAAAGGACAATGAAAAACATTGTAAAATTTACAAACCACTTAAAAATAGTTTTGatcaaaatattaataatttggctaagaagaaaaaaataaaaaaaaaaaaaaaaatgacaaaagggaaatataagaaaaatgaaaatttgTCCAATAATTACATAGaaaattatcaaaattgtatcaaattatataaacttcacaaatatataatgaataatatgttaaAGAACAAACTTATATATGAAGTATACACAAGACATATATTACAAACTGaactttttaaaataatgtTTGTTTTTTATCTAGAAGAATTATGTTATAgcataaataaaatgaattataCTAATCAGTATTGTACTTTTATCAAATGgattaataataataataatagtatatatatcaaatatatgataacatatatttttcaaaatatatatgatgtaaaaaatgaattaaagGATATAATGAACTTCAAAATATTTCACAAGGATCATACCAACAAACccatattaatatatatatatatttattattatatatattctatgtatttaaaatttaaaataaataatcataGCATTCTTTCTACgaataaatttttatttaataagGATACATTCAATATATCAGATAAATTTGTCTTGTTGTCACATAGTATAAATGTCTTAgtacataatatatacaaaatatatattctaaaccaaatatgtaaatattttatatatttaaaattgAACCTAATAAATCAActaatgtatataattcCTTTTGATGGAACCAAATTGCATTTTCCGCAATCCcaatattatgaaaaaagtATGCTTGTTTACATCcaaattttatatcatatatttttttgtattcatcactttatatcatttattgaaaatgaattaaaaatgaagaaatatGATATTTCATCTATATGTTTAGATTCCATATCAGAATCATActtaaattatattttacagaattattatgatatatttgaatatcACAACATAAcagataaaaataagactataaataattataatagtagtaatgataacaattttgttgataaatatgttatttCATGTCTTATGTacatgaatatatatattgaagAATCCATCATCATAAAatacattataataattttattttgtattcattgtgatttatttttcaaatatatttcctatttggaaaatatatacatttcaaaaaaaaatatttctttatattgttataaaGAGAGTCATcatatatcattatataattatatagaGAAGATTATTTCATCTatctttttgttttattttatttattccgaatttgatatatatcaaaatgttatatattttacaaaaCATTTAAACAATATGGCACATATCTTACATTTTCGTGATCtactatatatatcatcatcCTACATTcaaaacaatatatattttctagacaaatatatatgctATAAATTTTTTAGTGTTTTcattcaaaatattttgtataatCTTATGCCTTCAACGTCTGCAATAAGAATTACAGAAAATGAAAGTAATTGCTATCTACTATCATtgttaaaaataatgatatgttgtaattattattataacatattaataaaagggaatatcaaaataaatttcATTCGAAGGGAACCTCTCTTTATTTTGAACGATATAGAGAccataaaaatattaatcaAGCCATTAGCTTATAATATTCTGTGTAactatatttataattatgatcGTAATAAActtgatattattattgctttatataatctatacaaaacatataatattttaccttatgaagataatattaaatcaTTTAACCCATCGAATTATTATATCCCTTTAAACGAAGAAGACAATATAAACAAAACTCAAGTTGTATTTTTAACTAAatcattaaaaataaaaaaaaatattttggNNNNNNNNNNNNNNNNNNNNNNNNNNNNNNNNNNNNNNNNNNNNNNNNNNNNNNNNNNNNNNNNNNNNNNNNNNNNNNNNNNNNNNNNNNNNNNNNNNNNNNNNNNNNNNNNNNNNNNNNNNNNNNNNNNNNNNNNNNNNNNNNNNNNNNNNNNNNNNNNNNNNNNNNNNNNNNNNNNNNNNNNNNNNNNNNNNNNNNNNNNNNNNNNNNNNNNNNNNNNNNNNNNNNNNNNNNNNNNNNNNNNNNNNNNNNNNNNNNNNNNNNNNNNNNNNNNNNNNNNNNNNNNNNATGAAACATCTGATAAcagaaataataaaaacaataagTGTTACAACaggaaaaataataataaaaataacaaaaataataataataataactgttataataatagcAGTCATAATAGTAAGAACAATAACcacaacaataataataatagcaataataacaataatagtaataataataataataataatcctaatgatgataataatgaagacGACAAAAATAACAACAACAAAAACACTGACAAgaataacaaaaataataatattaatactAATAGGAGAAGAcgaaaaagaagaaatgATCATGATGACAAAcgaataaataaaagaaataaaaatattaataaaaaagcTACAACTAGTAATATagataagaaaaaaattaacaccaaaagaaaaaacaaCCAAAGGGATAGATCTAATGtgaatataattaaaaaggCACAAAATGAAAGCTCAAAGGAAAATATcaataatgataatattcGTATGCAAAAGaataaaatgaatgaaaaagataatataaaggCACAAactattaataataatatacctgaacaaaaaaaagaatgtAATACTATACAAcagaaaaaagaaaataaaactacacaacaaaaaaaagaaagtaGTACTATTCAACagaaagaaaaaagtaataatattgaacaaaaaaaagaaaataataatgaaaaaaaacGCGAAAATAATAACGAAAAAAACCgagaaaataataataataatgaagaagaaaaacACGAAAATAATAACGAAAAAAACTGcgaaaataataataatgaaaaaaatcgcgaaaataataataataatgaaaaaaacCGTGAGAATAACGCTAATAATTCTAATCCTAAggaaatattaaaagatattatGTTTTGTTGTAACGcattaaatgaatattcagcttatataaaaactttagattatgatataaaatttgGTAATACATATgttaaattaaaaaagaaattaagTTCTCAAAATAAATGTCAATTCGAAGTATATGAAGCTGAAATTGTAGCAGTAGATAATTTCTGTAATTTTCTATATCCAAAAAGGGAAAATTTTGATAACTTCttttatgttttaaaaaaatatattaataattatgattatttaaaaatcAGTGCAAATAATTTAGAAGGATTAAATACGAATCCAGAAAATGAATATGCCAACGCAATTATAGATattgatgaaaaaaatatacatgATTTTATAAGAACATGTGAGGATTTAAATGctatttttaaatatatagtGGATGGCATTTTGCATTCtcaaaatttatttaatcAAAATTTACCTTTCCctacaaaaaataatacaaataatataaacacaCATCCAAATATATTGTCTTTTAATATgaaagataataatatgaatatacaatttaataatgaaaatatatgttcCAATTCTAATGAACATTTGAAGAATTGCAACAAGGATTTGGAATTATTGAGAAACATAAATCAAAGTGTAAATATGGAAGATGAAAAAAGGaaagaaattaataatattcatactaatgattatatgaacaaaattaatggtaataataataataataataacaatatcATTGGAAATGTTGtaaataacaaaaataatgttaatGATATGTATAGCTCAAGAATAgtaaatatacaaaaaaatgttattaCAGATAGTAATATAGTAGAAACTAATTCTTTcaataaagaaaataaatcTATTATAAGTAcagataataattttattaattcaaattttcattatacaagtgtaaaaaagaattataatCAAATTAATTCCAATTTgttaaataataaaaatagtaGTGCAAGTTGTTCAGTTGTAAAAAAAGACCAAAAAAGAGAAAGTTTCAGACCTAATGAAAGTATAGGACCTGTCATGTTAAAATCAACTAATAGTAGAATTATAGATAATgagaaaaaagaaaaagatcATCCCataaacatttttaataatagtacatataataatatcaacattcttaatgatgaaaattttGTCAATCTTTCAAATGGGCCATTTAATTCTAACATGATAAATAATGCacaaattataaataatggTGACATATCAAATAATCAAAATGTAATTAATAATCCCAATTTATCAAATTATCAAAACTTATCGAATATTCATCAAATGtcttataatataaataataccAATCTATTATTTGATAATGTTCTATTAAGCGAAGATATATTATGCCAACACCTTATTGAAGCAACACGCACAGTTaatttcttaaaaaaatttggTTATAAATCGTTGTATGATATTTTGaaagataaatatagaCATTACCTATTAGAGAAAATGAATATAGAATGTACTACTCtgtataatattattaaacatataactaaatataattatattaatgatTCTATAAATAACCCATTTACTATATATCATAGAACTATTAAcaatatatcaaataataaatttgctatcaaaatattaaatattcattcatgtaatatatataaattaaaatataaagtaCATAGTTTGTTATCAGAAGGAAAACAACTCAAAAATGTCAACAAAGAAATTGCagattatataaaaaatcattatttgttaaaaaatagatataaattcactaaagatataaaagaaataattacttataaaaacaatatagCAAATGAGAAGAACAATAATgagaatatatttaaaaattatatcattCCAAATGTTATACaaaatgatatttatattaataataatataaatctAAATGGATATAATAGTTTACattataacaatattatgaaaaatcATTTCTTGGAAGGATATCATAATTTACcaaaaaattttgatatatctacagataaaaaaaatattaatgataatgatacGAATAGTAGcacaaataatattcataataattctcataataataataatagtaatattcataaaattaatatgacactacaaaattatttcttGCAAAATCATTTTACACAACATATATGTAAACAATGTCTAAACCCATTTtatgatgaaaaagaaatcTCCCTTTTTAATCAACTAAATGAAATTGCAAATAATTTCATTGATCAAATGTGTATCCCTACcagtaataataatatatcatcaaATGGACGATCCTCCAAGAAAAGATTAGGTGGAGATAacaataatgataatgTAGCTACTTCTAAAAACGGAGAATGTACTGAAAAAAATAACGACCAAACAAATACAAATAGAATGCAACCAGAAATGAAGAAAAGTAGAAAGGGGTCAAGAGGAAATAGCAAAAATAGAGCAAATACACAAAATGTTACTTCACGTGATATACACAAATTGAATgaagaaaacaaaaaaacaaataacGAAGTATCTAAATctgaaaaatataataatcataataaaaatgataagaAATCTCAAGGggataaaaatatttatggAATTCATAAAgatagaaaaaaagaagataatacaaaagaaaaaaaatatataaaggaaATTAAGGACAATAACTATGActtaatgaaaaatatcAATTCTGAAAAATctcatattttaaaagaaaccaaattaataaacaaaaacaataaacatataaaaaataaagagaatatacaaaatgtacaaaataataagaacgaaaatttaataaaaacaaataacATTAACATgaatcataatatatatatggataaTAAAGCAATTCAAAAAAGTATTTATTCTAATATGAACGAAACATTACCTAACTTTTTTCCTCGTTACACAGAAAATTCATCCTCGTTCTTTAATCAACTTTATAATGTTGCAATATGTAATTCTTTACATAATCAATCAATGAATCAGTTATCATATgataatagaaaaaatgaaatgtTTCCTTGTGAAccatttaatttttatataaatcatatgagaaatataaaatatcattTGTGTCCAGCATGCAAAAATAGAAAGGAAGAGTATTAcaaatatgatataaatgataaaaagAATACTAAAATTTTTGGACAAACATATGATACATATGaagaatatgaaaaatatatatcaaacGAAATAAGGAAAATACGATATAATTCAATACCCAAATATTTATGGTCTTCTGTTGGTATTACTAAAGATAATGAAGAGGTGTTAGGTGTAGCTATGCAATTGATTGAAGGATGTACcttaacatatattatacaaaaattaaagGGAACTGACAATGTAAATTATGGATACTTCTTATTAGATATAGCTAAAAAATTAGTAAaacaattaaaaataatatgtgAAACAATACATAATCCTATCATTAATTGGGATACCAAACCAGGAAATGTAATGGTACAATatcaaatgaaaaattCAAAACTTACATGTAAAAATGTTACTATTATTGATATTGGTGATGCCTTACCAGGAAAAGCCTTTTATTTCCCAACTAATCCTTCTTActatgaaaaaattaaaatgaaCAATTGCCAAAAAAACTTCAAtaatttcttatattatgttatatGTACTAAAGGATATTGCTCACCTGAATGTGCTCTTTTAGTTTTCTTACTATCATCATTAAATAAATCTGATCAATTTAGAAAATCCTGGTATGGACAAGattcaaatatttttcatattaataaaacaaaacatttaagaattaaatatagATGGAAAAAATTATTGGAACTCCGTTATATACAACccataataaaaaaaaatgaaccttattattatcttcatgaaaatgttataaaagGGACTACCAGTAAATGTGAAAATTGTCTTAATCATGAATCCTGTGATGATTCAAGTactataaataatatatcgGATAATCAAAGATCGTCTATTTCTAGGAATGATgtaaatatgtatatgaaTGCTGGTACTCAAGCAGTTCACAAAGGTGCAGCATATAATATGGGATACCCTAGTAAtgtgaataatatgaataatgtgaataatgtgaataatatgaataatgtgaataatatgaataatgtgaataatatgaataatttgaataatgtgaataatttgaataatatcaataatatcaatagtgtcaataatatcaataatGTGAATTATTTGGGAAACATTAACAATATGAGTAACATTCAAAATGTCATAAGTCCTGATAATTTAATCCatataaacaataataattttaataatattataactGCTCATAACCAAGGTACcgatataaaatatgatacAAATAAATCATATGACAATAGCACAATTCCTCGCGAAAATAGTTGCCAAAACTCGTCAAACgaaaatgtaaataatttaatcaataataatgataataaagatagaataaataaaaagaatagCAATAGCATgaacaataataattataatgataatcccagtaattataataagaaagaaaaaaaacttctaaatgaagaaatagATGATGCTTtagaaaattattatttatataatgtatgCACACATGATATTAAAGACGAAGGAGAAAATGAACATTATTCTgataatgaagaaataaaacaatattttgctgaaaaagagaaagtaataaaagatatagaaaataattataatgatgaaaaaaagaaaaagaaaaaaaaagaatatgaTGGATATAAATTACATAATATAGATACATGGATAATTAAATTTACATCAAAAACAACAATATTTAGTGTTGGTTTAGTATTATGTCAATTATTCGGTGGacataatttattaaatattgttaataaaaatgaagtTAAAGTAGTTGATGTACTATGTGAATGGAATTGTAAAAATAGttcaaatatttattcaGAAGATCCAAATATTACTATAGATGATTTATTACCAAACAAAGGTATCTTTTCTAATGATATGTGGAAAAGTAAAATTAAACTTATCATAGAAAAATGTCTACAATTTATACCTTCTAGAAGATGTACttttaaagaattatatgaaGATGTTAAAAAACTCCAAGAAGACTATgaagaatattataatataaacacTAGCGAATCCAATACAGCCCAATAA
- a CDS encoding ras-related protein RAB7 — MSNKKRTILKVIILGDSGVGKTSLMNQYVNKKFTNQYKATIGADFLTKETIVDNEQITMQIWDTAGQERFQSLGVAFYRGADCCVLVFDLTNYKTYESLESWKDEFLIQASPKDPENFPFVIIGNKVDETNKRKVQSLKVLQWCKSNNNIPYFETSAKNAINVDQAFDEIARKAMKQEHQEEQIYLPETFALNNQSEQKIYKSRCC; from the exons ATgtcaaataaaaaaagaaccATATTAAAAGTTATAATTCTTGGAGATAGTGg TGTTGGTAAAACATCATTAATGAATCAATATgtgaataaaaaatttacgAATCAGTACAAAGCAACGa TTGGTGCAGATTTTTTAACTAAAGAAACCATAGTTGACAACGAACAAATAACTATGCAG ATATGGGATACTGCAGGACAAGAACGTTTTCAAAGTTTAGGTGTAGCTTTTTATAGAGGTGCAGATTGTTGTGTTTTAGTATTCGATTTGACAAACTACAAAACTTATGAATCTTTGGAATCTTGGAAAGATGAATTTTTAATTCAA gCTAGTCCAAAGGATCCTGAAAATTTTCCCTTTGTTATTATTGGAAATAAAGTTGACGAAAcaaataaaagaaaa GTTCAATCATTAAAAGTTTTGCAATGGTGTAAATCAAATAACAATATTCCCTATTTTGAGACAAGTGCAAAAAATGCAATTAATGTTGATCAAGCATTTGATGAAATAGCTAGAAAAGCTATGAAGCAAGAACACCAGGAAGAACAAAT ATATTTACCAGAAACATTTGCTTTAAATAATCAGAGCgaacaaaaaatatacaaaagTCGTTGTTGTTAA
- a CDS encoding putative retrieval receptor for endoplasmic reticulum membrane proteins: MEETEPQLPNICNKLINTHNYYIDKTTLYIKTRWFTLLGLFITYILRVYYVTGFYVVSYALAIFLLNLFLRFLTPHNIEEIYEQYENENNGLLLPMKQAPETKNPNNPDDKKEFRPFLRKLNEFKFWLYSTRAICISIICTFFSFLDIPVFWPLLLFYFICLFFATMKQQIKNMIRFKYLPFNTSTKQTYGSVVRGTKNGK; the protein is encoded by the exons atggaGGAAACAGAACCGCAATTACCCAACATTTGTAATAAGTTAATTAATAcacataattattatatagataaaacaacattatatataaaaacaagATGGTTTACTTTGCTTGGTTTGTTTATTACCTATATACTTAGGGTATATTATGTAACAGGTTTTTATGTTGTTTCCTATGCTTTAGccatatttttattaaatttatttttgagATTCTTAACACCTCATAATATAgaagaaatatatgaacaatatgaaaatgaaaataatggTTTATTATTACCAATGAAACAAGCACCTGAAACTAAAAATCCAAATAATCCCgatgataaaaaagaatttagACCATTTCTaagaaaattaaatgaatttaAATTCTGGTTATATTCTACAAGAGCTATCTGTATATCTATTATTTGTACCTTCTTCTCATTTTTAGATATACCAGTATTTTGGCctttattacttttttattttatatgtttattttttgcAACTATGAAACAACAAATCAAAAATATGATTAGATTTAAATATCTCCCATTTAATACAT CTACCAAACAAACTTATGGATCGGTAGTGCGTGGGACAAAAAATGGCAAATAA